The Sulfurihydrogenibium sp. YO3AOP1 genome has a window encoding:
- a CDS encoding ferritin-like domain-containing protein has protein sequence MKDIEREKIINYFNYNIALEHSAIIQYLFHAYTIGEAETENEIEEIAREEMRHLRMFAHKVVELGGDPAISERAAVFLHAPTLEELMQLNIDAELMAIKEYSNQLNDINDEPNKRILSRVINDETAHSHIFMKMKENLKQLIKSSSSQAEQERMEIAQLLNTVLQKQYKKILEELYQSFITRFKNPHLSDELEQKAIDKMKHFGWIAEELTENGLEIDVSLPKVEKINQINQIVEYNVQEENISSQEFKELSEKTKEESLKWILERISKREIHYKDLKAFLERSDLTEKEHSKIISAFTVGSLFKKGAK, from the coding sequence ATGAAAGACATAGAAAGAGAAAAAATAATAAATTACTTTAACTACAATATAGCCTTAGAGCATAGTGCAATCATTCAGTATTTATTTCATGCCTACACAATTGGAGAGGCTGAAACGGAAAATGAAATTGAAGAAATAGCAAGAGAAGAGATGAGACATCTAAGAATGTTTGCTCATAAAGTTGTTGAACTTGGTGGAGACCCTGCAATTTCTGAAAGAGCAGCAGTATTTTTACATGCACCAACCTTAGAAGAACTAATGCAGCTTAACATTGATGCAGAACTAATGGCTATTAAAGAATATTCAAACCAATTAAATGATATAAATGATGAACCAAACAAAAGAATTCTTTCAAGAGTCATAAATGATGAAACAGCACACAGTCATATTTTTATGAAAATGAAAGAGAATTTAAAACAATTAATCAAATCATCTTCTTCACAAGCCGAGCAAGAAAGAATGGAAATAGCACAGTTATTAAATACAGTACTACAAAAACAATACAAAAAGATTTTAGAAGAGCTTTACCAATCATTCATAACAAGATTTAAGAATCCACACTTAAGCGACGAATTAGAACAAAAAGCGATAGATAAAATGAAACACTTTGGCTGGATAGCCGAAGAGCTAACAGAGAATGGATTAGAAATTGACGTATCTTTACCAAAAGTTGAAAAAATAAATCAAATTAATCAAATAGTAGAATACAATGTCCAAGAAGAAAATATATCTTCACAGGAGTTTAAAGAACTTTCAGAAAAAACCAAAGAAGAAAGTTTAAAATGGATTTTAGAAAGGATCTCAAAAAGAGAAATACATTACAAAGATTTAAAAGCCTTCTTAGAAAGAAGCGACCTTACAGAAAAAGAACATTCTAAGATAATATCAG
- a CDS encoding efflux RND transporter periplasmic adaptor subunit, with translation MGKSKKIFIFVVLIVILIAVFSVIRKKRELASFEKPKSYPLVVNTSNVKQGELESYQKFLGEFRPENDALVSSKFSATVLYVANEGTKVKKGDLVFKLDSSDIESNISALTYSQKAILDQIDSAKAQIEASNTQYINAKKEYERYKGLYEKELISKEQLENMENLYKQALANKENALSKVKQLEDQAKSVAGQIESLKSNLNYTEYRAPFDGVVASKFVNVGDVALAGKPVVEIVGSGKYLVYVNVPTELALKVKKGDVEKVSYNGQSVDVVVEDVLQSAQNNLSILKLSVSNNPFNLPAHTFVDVFIKEGRCDGFIVHANSVVKKIDGYYVIGIKDSKAHLVPVVVKAKTLTEACVDGNLSTIDKVVVGDESLLQRIYEGQKLIEFRGEN, from the coding sequence ATGGGTAAAAGTAAAAAGATTTTTATTTTTGTAGTTTTGATAGTCATCTTAATTGCTGTTTTTTCTGTCATTAGAAAGAAACGAGAGTTGGCAAGCTTTGAAAAACCTAAAAGCTATCCGTTGGTAGTAAATACATCTAACGTAAAACAAGGAGAGCTTGAATCTTATCAAAAATTCTTAGGTGAGTTTAGACCAGAAAATGATGCTCTTGTAAGTTCAAAGTTTAGTGCAACGGTTTTATATGTTGCAAATGAAGGGACAAAGGTTAAAAAAGGAGATTTGGTTTTTAAGTTGGATTCCAGTGATATAGAATCAAACATATCAGCTTTGACGTACTCTCAAAAAGCTATTTTAGACCAAATAGATAGTGCAAAAGCTCAGATTGAAGCATCAAATACACAGTATATAAATGCCAAAAAAGAGTATGAAAGATATAAAGGGCTTTATGAAAAAGAGCTTATTTCTAAAGAACAGTTAGAAAATATGGAAAATCTATATAAACAAGCTTTGGCCAATAAAGAAAATGCTTTAAGTAAAGTAAAACAGTTAGAAGACCAAGCTAAATCTGTAGCCGGTCAAATAGAGTCTTTAAAATCTAATCTAAATTACACAGAATACAGAGCTCCTTTTGATGGAGTTGTGGCAAGTAAATTTGTTAATGTTGGAGATGTGGCTTTGGCTGGTAAGCCGGTAGTTGAGATTGTAGGAAGTGGGAAATACTTAGTTTATGTCAACGTGCCAACTGAATTAGCTTTAAAAGTAAAGAAAGGAGATGTAGAGAAAGTTAGCTATAACGGCCAGTCTGTCGATGTTGTTGTGGAAGATGTTTTACAATCTGCTCAAAATAATCTATCAATCCTAAAACTTTCTGTTTCAAATAATCCTTTCAATCTGCCTGCTCATACATTCGTTGACGTTTTTATTAAAGAAGGTAGATGTGATGGCTTTATAGTCCATGCTAATTCTGTAGTAAAAAAAATAGATGGTTATTATGTGATAGGAATAAAAGACTCAAAGGCTCATTTAGTTCCTGTTGTAGTGAAAGCTAAAACATTAACTGAGGCATGCGTTGATGGTAATTTAAGCACAATAGATAAAGTAGTTGTCGGAGATGAGTCTTTGCTACAAAGAATTTATGAAGGTCAAAAGCTTATTGAGTTTAGAGGTGAAAACTGA